A genomic window from Amia ocellicauda isolate fAmiCal2 chromosome 15, fAmiCal2.hap1, whole genome shotgun sequence includes:
- the csrp2 gene encoding cysteine and glycine-rich protein 2 translates to MPNWGGGNKCAACQRTVYHAEEVQCDGKSFHKCCFLCMVCRKGLDSTTLAIHDTEIYCKSCYGKKYGPKGYGYGQGAGTLNMDRGERLGIKPEETQDHKPTTNANPSKFAQKFGGSDKCARCGESVYAAEKIVGAGKPWHKNCFRCAKCGKSLESTTQTEKEGEIYCKACYAKNFGPKGFGYGQGAGALVHAQ, encoded by the exons ATGCCAAACTGGGGAGGTGGAAACAAATGTGCAGCCTGTCAGAGGACCGTGTACCACGCTGAGGAGGTGCAGTGTGATGGGAAAAGCTTCCACAAATGCTGTTTTCTCTGCA TGGTGTGCAGAAAGGGTCTAGACAGCACCACCCTGGCCATTCATGACACGGAGATTTACTGCAAGTCCTGCTATGGGAAGAAGTACGGACCGAAGGGCTATGGCTATGGCCAGGGGGCTGGGACCCTCAACATGGACAGAGGAGAGAGACTGGGCATCAAGCCAGAGGA aacTCAGGATCATAAACCAACCACAAATGCCAACCCCTCCAAGTTTGCCCAGAAGTTTGGAGGCTCTGACAAGTGTGCCAGGTGTGGAGAGTCTGTTTATGCTGCGGAGAAAATCGTGGGAGCAGGAAAG CCCTGGCACAAAAACTGCTTCCGCTGTGCcaagtgtgggaagagcttggAGTCAACGACTCAGAccgagaaggagggagagatcTACTGCAAAG ctTGTTATGCTAAGAATTTTGGACCCAAAGGATTTGGGTACGGCCAGGGGGCTGGAGCCCTCGTTCATGCTCAGTGA